The genomic segment cattaaccgtgtatttacatgtccatggtttaatagtattgttgattttctgtctatccttccagtcaggggtttatttattttgtttctatctgcatttaagcccgatgctatcacgttagctccgtagctaaagagcttcaccgatgtattgtcatggagataaaagtcactgtgaatgtccatttcgcgttctcgactctcattttcaagaggatatagtatccgaggtggtttaaaatacaaatccgtgatccacaatagaaaaaggagagagtgtggaatccaatgaacccttgtacctaaattacggtcagagcgaaaaatgatacgtcctgcactgcacgctagtccttcactctcacgttcctcatccacgaatctttcatcctcgctcaaattaatggggtaatcgtcgctttctcggtctgaatctctctcgctgcattgaaaataggaaaatgtgagcagccctttctcctgtgacgtcacgctacttccggtaggggcaaggcttttttttatcagagaccaaaagctgcgaactttatcgtcgtcgttctatactaaatcccttcagcaaaaatatggcaatatcgcgaaatgatcaagtatgacacacagaatggatctgctatccccgtttgaataaaaaaaaattcatttcagtaggcctttaatgcttatCAAATTATTTTGTTCCAGACACCCAGAAATATTCAAACAAAGCACATTTTGTAGCGAATAAGTATAAAATGTTACAATTCTAAAGAGTTACATGCCGAAAAGTAgtaatgttccgatcagggttttatgttgCCGTTCCTGattatccatgagtgagatcagccAATATTGATACTGATTACATTTATTAACTGTAATTTGTTCCATTTATTGATGGTGTGTGCTGTTGACAGTGTAAcaattttaacaaaacatttttaactggttccttattctcttttattacttactgtataagcaaagtcaatagtacacagtaactaaacaaaagcaaaacttACTCTCTTATTTATATCCTGTAGTCTTTGCCCTCAAAGGCCTTCTGTGTCTAAGGAATTATTccttgagtttgtaaacattaaagtaccagtagaaagggaaaaaaagttgactttatatgctaaattgtgttttattgtatccattaaactatatccaattgtatttccgatccgcaaagtatgtgaaaatactgtctaaaacatcacaaaatgctacaATTTCTGatcgccattttgaatattctgctcctaatccatccattttctaccgcttcggtaatttccgtagattcggGGTCGGATGACGTCACAATGGGAATGCTTCTGCGCTCTCACCATATGAACACATCAgttatactggaaatacgcaaatatTTGAGATGTGATGTATCATTCACTATCCTCATGTAAGACAcgtacacatgtttttcttttttttattgcagtCTACGACATAAACAAAAAGTCTGCTAATAATTGAGTTAATGGGAACTCTCTATTCCGCcctcaaagccctctaaataaccatccaaaacccgccaacaatactttatttacatatCGTTACCTGATTATTAACCTAATACTTGCAATATAGCGTTAACAcagacaagctattttttttagaGGCGCATTGATAACAGAGAGCTTATCGTACTGTACTGTGAGCCAGCCGGTGTCCTGCTGCTGCATCGGGTCTTGGCTCGTCAAaggtattctagattataaatcatgcctttcatcTGGATAATAGGAGGATTTGGCCATGTATCAAAACGtttttcatctgtgacattcaatttatatcCGGAGATGGAGACAAAGACACAACAACCGTAGACGGTGTCTGCAGGCAGAAACTTTTCCTTTAGACTGTTCGTGTGGATTATGAATAATTATTCATCTGAATGGGAAAATATGAACATCCAATCAGTCATCTCAGTgagagcagaccttgtacagtaggcCATAATTTTATTATGTTCTTAGTttctatttcttgtttagcacttagcattgCTATAGTGTTTCACACAAAAATTCAGGTATAAGTATAAGGTAAAaagtataaggttctggatcataatttgggttggctctcacaaagcctGCATGATTAGTAGGGGTGgcggaaaaaaacacaatttcgAATGAATCTTGATTGTTATTTGTAACAATATTAATCTATTCAAAAAAATCAAAgatatactttattttttttatttttttttaatctggtctgtccagccactcaggaaaatcatattgtttttgtagatgcccatatttactttataaaagagaaATGTGTGATACTTATCTTGATGCctaatttgtgtttgactttatcaaatgtttgggtagaatttttttgaacaaaacaagttttcttttaagtaaaatataaatttatcagagctgtttgtctattttatggagaaatGCAGTTAATCATAGAATGGCACACAACGttgttaaaaagtattgattttgaatcaagaatcgttttgaatcataaatcgattctgaatcgaatggttacccccaagaatcgaatcgaattgtgtggtgcccaacgattcacagccctaaagattagcattgttgtaggtggggaagggatctgtggttcccacCCCTACGTCACGGATTACGCGACTAGCTTGCTCATGTTTGCTTAAAATGGCTCGTGAATCTCTTTGAGATGTAtagtattttgatcatatctatttactagcaaactttgtaagtcttttggtgttatCAATcagatatgataatagcttcaaaatAGAGGAAACTTGTTTTTAACAAAAGCTGCAACAAAATTATTTGGAAGATAGAAGTATATATCTAATTACACCTGTATcaattatatactgatactatctcTGGTATCGAAACCACCTATTTATGTATCAATCCGTCCTCCTCTTACATTGTGTGTACTGCAAATTGTGTCAGTCAGATGGGATCAGTCTTGTGAAATAAATCTGCCATGGCCAGTCACAAACGTTTTATAAAAATTGTCCGATGCCGATCGGCACATCTCTACCGAAAACACACAGATAAACGGACATGTTTATTTTTTGGCCGCACCGTAACTGAAATGGTATACAAAGACGAAACGTCTTCCCTAGAAAGTGGGGCGTGGAGAAACTGAGCTACCATTATAAAGAGATGTACTATATGAATTATGATTGAGTGCTTTGTTTGGTAAAAATGTTGTTAGTTGATTATGAAAGCTGTCTTTTATTTAGTCATTACCGTCTACCAAAAAGGCGCAAAATAGTAGCAAAATATCAGAGTCTGATTCCATTTTGTCATAAAATGACTAAAACATCTGACCGTGTCCATTTTGGTCCTTTGCATAATTTTTTTAACAGAAGCTTTTGTATTGAAtcttattttttgttaaattgtGTAAGTGTATATAATTTCCTTCATCACAGCAGAATTGTGAGTGGAGAAACAAAACATCAGATGAAAGCTCCATCGTATAAGTGtattacaattattttaaatCAGGAGAATGGCTGCCGCTGAGGTGAACGGTAGTTCTGCCCTAATAAAGGAGGAAGAAGAACCCATGGATGTTACCGGGACGCTCTCGGAAAGCTACCAGATACTCATTGACGCTGGGCTTCCACAGAAAGTTGCAGAAAGTCTGGACAACATCTTTCAAACAGGTGAGCAGCCCATGTGGAATATACAAAATGTTCCTGAAATGTTGGAAAGTAACCTTATCTGTGGTCATGTAGGCCTGGTGGTATATGCTGAATTGGATGAGAGGGCTATTGATGCTCTGCGTGAGTTCAGTGAGGAGGGTGCACTTGCTGTGCTGCAGCAGTTCAGAGAGAGTGACCTGTCGCACGTACAGGTAACAACACAAATAGAGCCACTGTGGGTTTTCAGTTATTTGTTTCAATTTGAATCTCCCTTTTCATTCAGAACAAGAGTGCTTTCCTCTGTGGAGTAATGAAGACTTACCGACAAAGAGAGAAGCAAGGTAGCAAAGTACAAGAGTCCACCAAAGGGCCAGATGAAGCAAAGATAAAGGTATGGAAGAGTTCAGAATTGTGTTGTAAAAGTTTACTTCTAAGTCATGACATTCATTCCGTTTGTGTGTTCATTAATAGGCTCTTTTGGACCTGACGGGATAcactttggacgtcaccacaggGCAGAGGAAATATGGAGGCCCCCCGCCTGAGGAGGTTTTCAAAGGAATTCAACCAGGGATTGGGACAGAGGTAAATATATACTAATTTACCAACATCTACACACTAAACTTAAGGAACCTGAAAGGGTCCCCTCAGAAAAAGTACTGTAAAAACTACGCAAATTTTGTAGTTCCACTCTAAAAGCTTTACCTCTTAGCATTACAAGATTGTTTGGGGACAAAAATGCCTACCTTCAAAGCTCCCATTGAATAATTTGGACTCTTTTGAAAGGTAAAAAGCTCATTCATTTTTCCCTCAGCAGTCAGAATGTGCCTGAGAGAGAAAATGCCAATCCAGAGCTTAGCAACGCTTGGCAGGCTTATTAAAAATTCCAGATGGATTTTCCAAGTTTTAAGaggcatttttttaaagtaaacctTTTTAATTGTTGTTCATTTGTTTTCTAAAACTGCTTATCCTTATTGAGATCACAGGTAAGCTGGAGCCCATCCCATCTTACTTGGGTGTGGGACCAGAACTGGTCACTCATGTTAACCATTTTTAATTACACCTTGATTATCAGTCTATTGTAAATCAAAGTTTACTACtgtaaaacattaaaataacaaaACACTCTTGCAttcattgtatatattttttaatccagCACAGTTAGTGTTATACTTATACTGACACCATTGTGTCATGCCTTTTTCAGGTGTTTGTTGGAAAAATCCCAAGAGACTTGTATGAAGATGAGTTGGTGCCACTCTTTGAGTCTGCCGGCCCTATCTGGGACCTCAGGTTAATGATGGACCCGCTTTCTGGTCAAAACAGAGGTTACGCCTTTATTACATTCTGCAATAAGGATGATGCGCAAAAGGCTGTGAAGCTTGTAAGTACTCCTGTTGCATATTTGGCGAAATACACTTTACATCAACATTactgcattgtaaaaaaaaaaaatggcaacctGCTGAAGAAGTATGGGGACACTTATATAATCTTTTAGCATAGCGCTAGTGCCATTGTGGCTGGCCTAGATAAATACGGATATTTACACATTGTCCATATTGCAGGTATAGTTTTAAGAAGATAATAATAGTTGATCACAATTCCTGCTTGTGAAGGTTGCTCATTTGTTGACTGTCTTTGTTTATCCTCTAGTGTGATAACTGTGAAATTCGCCCTGGGAAATACTTGGGAGTGTGTATATCTGTTGCAAACAATCGCCTGTTTGTTGGATCTATCCCAAAGAATAAAACTAGAGAAAGTATATTGGAAGACTTCGGCAAAGTTACAGGTCAGTTTCAATATCCCATAGGACGATTTGTGTGCAAAACAAAGTCTAACAAATAATTAGAAAATATTATGTATTTTGTACTGGACTACTGAGACTGAACATTTTCTGATTTACCTTCCAGAGGGTCTTCAAGAAGTGATTCTGTACCACCAGCCAGATGATAAGAAGAAAAACAGGGGCTTCTGCTTCCTGGAGTATGAGGACCACAAGTCGGCCGCACAGGCCCGTCGTCGGCTCATGAGTGGAAAGGTCAAAGTGTGGGGGAATCCAGTAACTGTGGAGTGGGCCGACCCTGTTGCTGAGCCAGACCCGGAGATTATGGCAAAGGTAAGtgtgatatatttatatataaatatcagGCATGTCAAATGTCCGCGAAAAAGCCGAAATCAgcgtttttaaacattcatttccGCATCAAAATatcaacaacacaggaaatgcgTCCCATGAAAACCTGTCCGACTGAAACTCTCTAACAATAACAAAAGTTCCATAGGTGAATTATGTAAAACcactacaatataaaaaaaaatatgatcaaACAAATATTTAACGCATGCCTCAGCCGCAGGTACCCGTTGTTCTTGCCTAAACACCGGGGTGAATTGCAGAACAGGGAGGCGATCAGGGGTGCGGAAACAAGCTCGCTCGTTAGCATCATCTCGCTGGCTTACTTGTTGTCGCTTGCGTTAGCTCTCCAAGCCACAACGTCGACGGCTTTCTACTTTGCTGTTAATCATATTTGGACGATTACAATATGAACTCTGTTAGTTCCGAATCAGTTTTAGTTCTAGAGCATTTATTAGTAGCAAGGAAGAAGGTATATTTTTAACGTGACGGGTATAAACAGAGGTCATAACACCGCAATTATATTACCAGAAGGGCTATTGGATAGAAGTCAAATGGGAAACATTTTCTgggttctttgcatgcatgtcatagaattttatattacattttcaattataataattttaGTCTGTTATCTACTAAAAACAATTATGTGGTACATTACATTGGACATGTAAGTGTGAAAGAcaaccaaaagaggttggtagatgataataaatctaaatgtaaattaTAGTGTAGAAATgaacccaattgcaggaaatgtagtcttgatttttaaaattttatttcagGGCTGAACTCTTCCATTTTTTTTGGTCAGTTTTCccctttttttcctcaaagggtgctcacattcCTTAAAATGTAGGAgcgtcatctgcaaataataattttaagTTTTCTGTACCCTTGAGGATAGCGTTGGgtccctttcacatttgaactgatacagtgaatttaattttatttatatattgcttTTTCTCTATTgactttacattgagaaacccattatctacatttaagctacattcaaaccagtgtgggtggcactgggagtagggttgggtatcgtttgaatttgaacgattccgattccgattccggttCCTGGCTAtcctcggttccgattcttttaagaggcagggtcaaaaaaaagtttaggatattttaaatgagctagctaacttacagtctttctgaatgaaatagtctgacattctccatcaattttaattctattaacatttttatgaactttactataaattcctcacagggctgttttcaactagaatataaatatcaaatctatgaacttgaatataaatattataaattatgaatacattttcccaggggtacaatttcctcaagagagctttatttttgaaaacctcatgaaaacacatttacacacacaagtgtatgatgctgcaggtacttaaaaatgttaccgtgctcccactgatgggctaacctggtgcagaaaagcaaataaacaataagaaacaacttgcaaaacccagtccagattagcagcaggtacagtataaaatcagagacagttcttgtttaggaaaatgaccatatccgccttctcaggcaggatgcgtgagcgttctggacagatagtgtctcctgctgtggaaaatacacgttcgctgggtgtggaagtagcttgaacgcataaataggagaaagctagatctgacagcaaaggataagtcttttgttggttccaccggaccaccaccatgcagcagggtcgtcagacataagtatcggtggaacgtcctggtacatctgcagctctctctccactcgtttcttgatggacatggagctctgttatttcgcggttatttctttttttttgtaaagtaaagccacactttcgaccgccgacgcccgctatccatgcttgagcttgactgactcgctcggctatgctaacacttccggcggtgggcgcttcttcgttggtgctcagcggcttcttcttccggttcggcggactttttttttttctttttttttccggtcgccggactgggtatcgaacataggaatcgaaatttaaacttttgaacgataccgggagaatcggaaagttagtcccggttccaatcgatactcgatacccaaccctaactgggagcaaggtgggtgatgTGTCTTGCCCAATGAAACAAAggttgtgactaggatggcagaagcttgattcgaaccaggaaccctcatgtTTCTGGCCGGCCGCCCGACCATCTAAGCCTTGCCGCCCTGGTACCAATTTACAGTATTTGGAAATCTGGAAACCAAGGGTCCTAACTTTgggtatttttgtgtttttttcatgtggaaattaatgttaatttgtttgattataaatcttttttttttttacattgaaaactGGGCTTATAATAActgttgtccagttgttatattttgttttcttgcacttctgagtgtAATTTGCAAATACGCATTCATTTTAGTTTGTCCtctgtgttgccgtagtcaggaagtagtctattagcattaagttgaatgtgccagttttgtcttttgttgagccttACAAAATTTGCATGAAGCTTTTCCCCAAATTGTCAATATAGATATGGCGGTGGGGGAGTGGCTAGGAGCGTGGCCAATATGGAGTCGTTATGTATATGATGTCATGATTAAATCAATTGCCAATGATGCgtgcatttctttaaaaaagctaaACAAATGTTATACATGTAACACCTGTACCGCCACTCTATATTAGCTAGATGGGAGTAGTGGGTGCTTGGGTATCTATACATCCGTGGCTTCTTATCGCAACAACCCGTCCGACTGTCACTCTCTAACAATAACAAAAGTTCCGTGAGTAAATTATGTAAacctacaaaaatataaaaaacaatagcaTGCAAACACAATTTGTTTAACGCTCACCTCCGCCacaggtactcgctgttcctcttgcctaaaggCCGCACCAAATTGCAGGACATGGCTTTATGTCCTTGTCAACAAACGTAGTATTATTTAAATGGAAAGTGTGTCACTtccatcattgatttgttgtacaATATTCCCTCCGACCCTTGTAGTTACTAACACAcagtgcagtttgtgtcaagtgGTCATGAAAAAATtgtcttttactgaccagttccttCAACTAAGATGTAGTATCATCCGTGTTGGAACACTGAGTGTGTGAACTAGGAGGCGCAGCCCCGCTCCCCTCTGTGCATGGCGCAGGAGGGGTGGGAGTGGGAGGGATACACACAGCTCTCAGCGCGAGTgatcaatcacttgtccatttggttatgggtaaaatttatttcaaacatgctgtaCAGATGGGCGAAAATTTTACTCTAGTTTtatcaaatttggatggatttgTTTTAGGGGCAAAGTGCGATGAAAGGGAACTCCCTTTTTGCACATGTGcgacagttttttttgttttttttaagtcacaCTATTTTAAGCGCATTTGCGAGTAAATTTGTCACACCATACACCAccttatttggatgattacaatccaaacacggttagttccgaaccagttgtagttctggAGCGTGTATTAGTAGCCAgcaagaaggtatatttttgacgtgacagAGGTCACAACAATATTACCCAAGGGGatgtggctacaggatagagttgccaaatgggaaacattgtctgagttctttgcatgcatgttatagaattctacataacattttaaattataataatgttagtaaattgtctacttactaggggtgtaacggtacgtgtatttgtatagaaccgtttcggtacgggggttccggttcggttcggaggtgtaccgaacgagtttccacacggacatattaagtagcgtaacacacgttgtgtaaacaatgcacaacgAGGCACTACACACGGCAGTGCATAgtttactcaaaatgccggacatttgaggcatttaacaaactccgccctgacagctccgcaaaagaggtccggtgaaaagaggacgtatggtcagtctatcgtagcccgttagctgctagcaatgtacgttcaggggttaagaaggggttaaaaacaaaacgaattgtgcgcgcagcagcattcgtgagggaggggcagagacagagagagtgagagagttatgataatgcatgcgtcgccaggctctgctttttacccatagatttatcagattttattttttattatctatagcaggggtgtcaaaagtgtgccccggaggccatttgcggcccacagctaatgttttaaaggcccacggcacattctaaaaatagtattaaaataaacaaaaacataacaaaagtgaaataaaaaagcttaaaggttaaatgtaatttataaaaagttttaatgttgactaataaaacaaagctgttttttttttctttcaaactgtcattgctcaaaacataatattgaataaaaatcaatgttattatgaattattgacctatccaaggttccgattacttcacatcaaatattccactaagaaaaatattttaggtggaagattttgcaaatttggtgaataaataacccaaaaatgtatattttgttgttttcttactgtaccaaaaatgaaccgaaccgtgacctctaaaccaaggtacgtaccaaactgaaatttttgtgtaccgttacacccctactacttacaaaaactaacaaaaaatatgTGGTAcatataagtgtcaaaaagacagccaaaagaggttagtacagtggttctcaaactttttttgtcatcccccactttggacaagggggagttttcaagccccacctgcccccatcgccccaacagaacgctaatgcaaagcttaacattttcaaatgtattgaacatcaagtaacatcaagttgtatacattcaaactcaataacataaaataacatcaagttcaataataaataaaataactgtgcagctgtggtataacttgcatcaagttcaataataaatcaaataacttgcatcaagttcaataataaatcaaataacttgcatcaagttcaataataaatcaaataacttgcatcaagttcaataataaataaaacaaaagtattATAACttccatcaagttcaataataaatcaaaagtgttataacttgcatcaagttcaataataaatctaaaaaattgttataacttgcatcaagttcaataataaataaaataaaagtgttataacttgcttcaagttcaataataaatcaaataacttgatgcataataatagataaaataaaagtgccactttgcaatctttgcaaaaaaaaaggaggagctatgcattttggcaagacagagcaagtgaacaggggcgccgctagggattttgggccccatgaaaagaatctttacagggcccccaacacagctgcaacattttttgatgctattttacatacaattatgcattttaatggtattctgaatacaatggaattaattttgagtcatttatttgctgcaccactgattcttgagactgtagtaaaatgtattattattattattatttcaacacacacagctgctcacctccttcctcatgtgggggcactggggctgattcaggggcagggggacttgggggctgacagacagctgctgctgctgctggtgcacttgactctgttcagaatgaggcatcattttgacagaggggaaatcaactattattgaataagaacagcttgataaatgtttgactggattgattatttaactaatatagcagtaaaatgtaaaaatccacagttttcttgagctaacatggtgagaaaagtgagctagcttattaccacagacagggacaaagttaatatgcataactttccaccacaactaacaaacccacctttttttgggaaatattgggtgacatattgtcgacccttcaactccttctcctctcttattttattttcctttcttttttggctgcctgatttttgaggcatactgctgtctcctccgctttgcccgctgtggcgctgtctgtctgtgacaaatcgtcggtgctctacctgcagctgatccagtcggactgaaccattttacctaaatagaggggggggagggagggccctgcaggtgttgatgcttccaaaacaaataaaggtattgttaccaggacatggaaaataaaacatgtgtgattatatgttagttaataacttagtgtcattattttttctgtattataatttcatcatcattaggggcctctctgggcccccctccatcatgggcccctagaatccgtctcctttacccccccttttcggcgcccctgcaagtgaacatgagttttacagtactccagcattagtggctgcaatgagcctgttttgcactgcacagcttttcaaatcggggttgcaggcttgacactgccactgttaaaacctcattgagggCTGAGCtggcttgacgcgagtgcttcccggtgaatgacacacagtgtgtccaatg from the Entelurus aequoreus isolate RoL-2023_Sb linkage group LG20, RoL_Eaeq_v1.1, whole genome shotgun sequence genome contains:
- the LOC133636239 gene encoding heterogeneous nuclear ribonucleoprotein R-like isoform X1 gives rise to the protein MAAAEVNGSSALIKEEEEPMDVTGTLSESYQILIDAGLPQKVAESLDNIFQTGLVVYAELDERAIDALREFSEEGALAVLQQFRESDLSHVQNKSAFLCGVMKTYRQREKQGSKVQESTKGPDEAKIKALLDLTGYTLDVTTGQRKYGGPPPEEVFKGIQPGIGTEVFVGKIPRDLYEDELVPLFESAGPIWDLRLMMDPLSGQNRGYAFITFCNKDDAQKAVKLCDNCEIRPGKYLGVCISVANNRLFVGSIPKNKTRESILEDFGKVTEGLQEVILYHQPDDKKKNRGFCFLEYEDHKSAAQARRRLMSGKVKVWGNPVTVEWADPVAEPDPEIMAKVKVLFVRKLATAVTEELLEKTFSQFGKLERVKKLKDYAFVHFEDRDAAVKAMDEMNGKQLGGEEIEIVLAKPPDKKRKERQAARQTRNSGYDDYYYYPPPRMPPPGRGRGRGGRGGFSYPADYYGYEDYYDDYYGYDYRGGYEDPYYSYDDVYSSRGRGSRPNRGGLPQSRARGAPPTRGRGGYSQRGPPLGAPRGSRGGRGTPFQPQRGRGPRGARGNRGGNVGGKRKADVFNQPDSKRRQTNNQQNWGSQPIAQQPLQQGADYSGNYGYSNDTMEFSQDTYGQQWK
- the LOC133636239 gene encoding heterogeneous nuclear ribonucleoprotein R-like isoform X2, which produces MAAAEVNGSSALIKEEEEPMDVTGTLSESYQILIDAGLPQKVAESLDNIFQTGLVVYAELDERAIDALREFSEEGALAVLQQFRESDLSHVQNKSAFLCGVMKTYRQREKQGSKVQESTKGPDEAKIKALLDLTGYTLDVTTGQRKYGGPPPEEVFKGIQPGIGTEVFVGKIPRDLYEDELVPLFESAGPIWDLRLMMDPLSGQNRGYAFITFCNKDDAQKAVKLCDNCEIRPGKYLGVCISVANNRLFVGSIPKNKTRESILEDFGKVTEGLQEVILYHQPDDKKKNRGFCFLEYEDHKSAAQARRRLMSGKVKVWGNPVTVEWADPVAEPDPEIMAKVKVLFVRKLATAVTEELLEKTFSQFGKLERVKKLKDYAFVHFEDRDAAVKAMDEMNGKQLGGEEIEIVLAKPPDKKRKERQAARQTRNSGYDDYYYYPPPRMPPPGRGRGRGGRGGFSYPADYYGYEDYYDDYYGYDYRGGYEDPYYSYDDVYSSRGRGSRPNRGGLPQSRARGAPPTRGRGGYSQRGPPLGAPRGSRGGRGTPFQPQRGRGPRGARGNRGGNVGGKRKADVFNQPDSKRRQTNNQQNWGSQPIAQQPLQQGADYSGGEAMREQRC